The Providencia sp. PROV188 genome includes a region encoding these proteins:
- the thrL gene encoding thr operon leader peptide translates to MRNISLTTIITTTTVTTGNGAG, encoded by the coding sequence ATGCGTAACATCAGCCTGACTACGATTATTACCACCACCACCGTAACCACAGGAAACGGGGCGGGCTGA
- the creA gene encoding protein CreA — translation MGSSKFKKGIAKGNTLKNLILGSMLSALSFMAVAEEIGSVDTVFKVLGPDHKIVVEAFDDPDVDNVTCYLSRSKTGGIKGGLGLAEDTSDAAISCQQVGPIELNDRVKRNPKKGQVVFQKRTSLVFKKLQVVRFYDPKRNALVYLTYSDKMIDGSPKNALSAVPIMPW, via the coding sequence ATGGGTTCTTCCAAATTTAAAAAAGGTATTGCGAAAGGTAATACACTGAAAAACCTCATTTTGGGATCAATGTTGTCTGCACTATCTTTTATGGCAGTCGCAGAGGAAATCGGCTCAGTTGATACTGTATTCAAGGTGCTAGGACCTGACCATAAGATAGTGGTTGAAGCCTTTGATGATCCGGATGTGGACAATGTGACTTGCTACCTAAGCCGTTCAAAAACGGGCGGGATTAAAGGTGGGCTTGGATTAGCGGAAGATACCTCGGATGCTGCCATTTCTTGCCAACAAGTGGGTCCTATTGAGCTAAATGACCGAGTGAAACGTAACCCGAAAAAAGGGCAGGTAGTTTTCCAAAAGAGAACGTCACTGGTGTTTAAAAAGCTTCAAGTGGTTCGTTTTTACGACCCAAAACGTAATGCACTCGTCTATTTGACCTATTCCGATAAGATGATCGACGGCTCGCCTAAAAATGCGTTAAGCGCCGTGCCAATTATGCCGTGGTGA
- the arcA gene encoding two-component system response regulator ArcA, protein MQTPHILIVEDEIVTRNTLKSIFEAEGYVVHEATDGEEMNNVLSEHDINLVIMDINLPGKNGLLLARELREQESIALMFLTGRDNEVDKILGLEIGADDYITKPFNPRELTIRARNLLSRTMNLAGGTEERRLVESYKFNGWELDINSRSLVSPAGEHYKLPRSEFRAMLHFCENPGKIQTRADLLKKMTGRELKPHDRTVDVTIRRIRKHFESTPDTPEIIATIHGEGYRFCGDLDE, encoded by the coding sequence ATGCAGACCCCACACATTTTGATCGTTGAAGACGAGATTGTCACACGTAATACGCTGAAAAGTATCTTTGAAGCGGAAGGTTATGTTGTTCATGAAGCCACCGATGGTGAAGAAATGAACAATGTTCTTTCTGAACATGACATCAACTTAGTGATCATGGATATTAACTTACCAGGCAAAAACGGCTTACTGCTGGCTCGTGAACTACGTGAGCAAGAAAGTATCGCATTAATGTTCTTAACTGGCCGTGATAACGAAGTTGATAAGATTCTTGGTCTTGAAATCGGTGCTGATGACTATATCACCAAACCATTCAACCCACGCGAATTGACTATCCGTGCACGTAACTTACTGTCCCGTACTATGAATTTAGCGGGCGGTACAGAAGAGCGCCGTCTGGTTGAGAGCTATAAGTTCAATGGCTGGGAATTAGACATTAATAGCCGTTCTTTAGTGAGCCCTGCTGGTGAACACTACAAATTACCACGTAGTGAATTCCGTGCAATGCTTCACTTCTGTGAAAACCCAGGCAAAATCCAAACTCGTGCAGACTTACTGAAGAAAATGACTGGCCGTGAGTTAAAACCTCATGACAGAACAGTCGATGTGACTATCCGTCGCATTCGTAAACACTTCGAGTCTACGCCAGATACCCCAGAAATCATTGCCACCATCCACGGTGAAGGCTATCGTTTCTGCGGTGATTTAGACGAGTGA
- the robA gene encoding MDR efflux pump AcrAB transcriptional activator RobA, giving the protein MDQTNIIRDLLRWIDDNLDKPLSLDNVAARAGYSKWHLQRMFKDVTDQAIGAYIRARRLSRAAVALRLTSRPILDIALQYRFDSQQTFTRAFKKQFNLTPAFYRRTEEWCATGICPPIVLDEHSPLDYEFVTMVEQPLVGLEQSCSYVLEEWSTACSQMRQSFWRYYLEHTTKVASEVFGLHHAIHSAEKDDEQTVFYTTAVKPEDASFSNTEYSHVTIPAGEYVKFNYRGETTRERMQEFLYHVYGVYLPKLNLTRRPGYDVENYKIKNVTHNEITDTDPRTHIESFSYYVPIKKPEAN; this is encoded by the coding sequence ATGGATCAAACAAATATTATTCGCGACCTTCTTCGTTGGATAGATGATAACCTTGATAAACCATTGTCATTAGATAATGTTGCCGCGAGAGCGGGTTATTCAAAGTGGCATTTACAGAGAATGTTCAAGGATGTGACCGACCAAGCAATTGGTGCTTATATTCGCGCTAGACGCCTATCTCGTGCTGCGGTTGCACTGCGCTTAACGAGCCGTCCCATTCTTGATATTGCATTACAGTATCGATTTGATTCACAACAAACTTTCACTCGCGCTTTTAAAAAACAGTTCAATTTGACGCCTGCATTTTATCGCCGCACTGAAGAATGGTGCGCAACCGGTATTTGTCCACCGATCGTGTTGGATGAACATTCTCCATTGGATTATGAATTTGTCACGATGGTCGAGCAGCCATTGGTTGGTTTGGAGCAAAGTTGTTCCTATGTGCTTGAAGAGTGGTCAACTGCCTGCTCGCAAATGCGTCAGTCTTTCTGGCGCTATTATTTAGAGCACACCACCAAAGTGGCTTCTGAAGTCTTTGGCTTACATCATGCGATTCATAGTGCCGAGAAAGATGATGAGCAAACTGTGTTTTACACCACCGCAGTGAAACCCGAAGATGCGAGCTTTAGTAACACCGAATATAGCCATGTTACGATCCCCGCAGGCGAATATGTGAAATTTAATTATCGCGGTGAGACGACGAGAGAAAGAATGCAGGAGTTCCTTTACCATGTTTATGGGGTCTACTTGCCAAAACTGAATCTCACTCGCCGTCCAGGCTATGATGTAGAAAACTACAAAATCAAGAATGTGACGCACAATGAGATAACGGATACGGATCCAAGAACTCACATTGAATCATTCAGCTATTATGTTCCCATCAAAAAGCCTGAAGCTAATTAA